Proteins encoded within one genomic window of Vanrija pseudolonga chromosome 3, complete sequence:
- the RNTR gene encoding Ribonuclease Trv, with protein MDFWCGSEGRQTNTITTMVALPLAVGFAALAALGASPAAALASDNHTCAILPQYYSCEVPTSEVHYDTCCTPVQGLVLVTQFWDTYTGLEAQGSVLPKDSWTWHGLWPDHCDGTYGQYCDLKRQYDPTPSPKTVTGLANGTVVPPWTGGDVISPLLEKYGKFDLLAYINKYWKSQGSPDWTFWQHEFSKHATCFSTYDVGNDGTNDCYGPEYANATEASIIEFVESVARSQNKYPTWQWLAAANIKPSNQTGYDLATLQDTLTKASGAVPYLGCQGKTRQQLSEVWYYSHSLGRPQDVNYKPIDQVGKSNCNTTAPIWYYEPSVGSVEGSQPGQPGQGGNGTAPGGGQGGNGNNTCGWSNVFCDMISAGSGTLELELTDPAIESAAVITRFIAITRSGKVDMDTWRLKGLANLALFLKKYDCPAAIELLFAHVKSSPAGIIKTFILGAVLDDPERRHWKTGRSTSRNVTCLTLTLSCHPSCHCNKPGRRKKSEFKDALANTRASKGSIFNTATLPMEWVSLIPLEYRWALDRAWLDIGDNDSLPVKFALLLQDAKASDTTTPQRTLFLGMAPKRTIAPSDGDQDNTKKQRVMLYHTWQSGNFTLVSSDDVTFRLDTHYLQSASAFFRDMLSVASGPQTVTLTDPETETAAVVNAFLTLITTNTANRNVITNELAHTANLVRFLLKYDCGPVLNVLALHLHRVVHYAGPENGLQWFLIGALMEDVDLCIAAIDECTCDVRTASGGIQRQVHPSFNPLTMSHEVASQIPFTYYWALCLNPQNMSHFFFELIPYDYLWALDRAWGAKPKELDYLYLQFDKFIKAAKASRSASGKSTDISY; from the exons ATGGACTTTTGGTGCGGCTCGGAGGGTCG ACAAACAAACACCATCACTACAATGGtcgccctccccctcgctgTCGGCttcgccgccctcgctgccctcggcgcgtcgcccgccgccgcgctcgcgtccgaCAACCACACCTGCGCCATCCTCCCCCAGTACTACTCGTGCGAGGTGCCCACCAGCGAGGTGCACTACGACACGTGCTGCACGCCCGTGCAGGGTCTCGTGCTCGTCACCCAGTTCTGGGACACT TACActggcctcgaggcgcaggGCTCCGTCCTCCCCAAGGACTCGTGGACCTGGCACGGCCTCTGGCCCGACCACTGCGACGGCACGTACGGCCAGTACTGTGACCTCAAGCGCCAGTACGACCCCACGCCTTCGCCCAAGACCGTGACCGGCCTCGCGAACGGCACCGTCGTTCCCCCCTGGACTGGCGGCGACGTCATCTCGCCCCTGCTCGAGAAGTACGGCAAGTTTGACCTCCTCGCCTACATCAACAAGTACTGGAAGTCGCAGGGCAGCCCCGACTGGACCTTCTGGCAGCACG AGTTCTCCAAGCACGCCACCTGCTTCTCCACCTACGACGTCGGAAACGACGGCACCAACGACTGCTACGGCCCCGAGTACGCCAACGCGACCGAGGCGTCCATCATCGAGTTTGTCGAGTCGGTCGCCCGCTCGCAGAACAAGTACCCCACCTGGCAGtggctcgccgcggccaacaTCAAGCCGTCCAACCAGACCGGCTACGACCTCGCCACGCTCCAGGACACGCTCACCaaggccagcggcgccgtgccctACCTCGGCTGCCAGGGCAAGACGCGCCAGCAGCTCTCGGAGG tcTGGTACTACTCGCACTCGCTCGGCCGCCCCCAGGACGTCAACTACAAGCCCATCGACCAGGTCGGCAAGTCCAACTGCAACACCACCGCCCCCATCTGGTACTACGAGCCCTCGGTCGGCTCGGTCGAGGGCAGCCAGCCCGGCCAGCCCGGCCAGGGCGGCAACGGTACTGCCCCCGGTGGCGGCCAGGGTGGCAACGGCAACAACACCTGCG GCTGGAG TAATGTGTTCTGCGACATGATCTCAGCCGGTAGCGGCACcctggagctcgagctcactGACCCTGCTATCGAGTCGGCGGCCGTCATTACACGGTTCATCGCCATCACCCGGAGCGGCAAAGTCGATATGGACACCTGGAGACTCAAGGGACTGGCTAACCTCGCCCTCTTCCTGAAGAAGTACGACTGCCCGGCGGCGATCGAACTGCTTTTCGCACACGTCAAGAGCAGCCCGGCAGGCATCATCAAGACcttcatcctcggcgcggtgctggACGATCCCGAGCG GCGCCACTGGAAGACTGGCAGAAGTACGAGTCGCAACGTCACCTGCCTGACCCTCACCCTCTCCTGCCACCCATCATGCCACTGC AACAAGCCCGGCCGCCGCAAGAAGAGCGAGTtcaaggacgcgctcgccaacaCCAGAGCGAGCAAGGGCAGCATCTTCAACACGGCCACGCTTCCCATGGAGTGGGTCTCCCTCATCCCGCTCGAGTATCGCTGGGCCCTCGACCGTGCCTGGCTCGACATTGGGGACAACGACAGCCTGCCCGTCAAGtttgccctcctcctccaggaCGCCAAGG CCAGCGACACAACAACACCTCAGCGTACCTTGTTCCTCGGCATGGCCCCGAAGCGCACCATCGCACCTTCCGACGGCGATCAAGACAACACCAAGAAGCAGCGCGTGATGCTCTACCACACCTGGCAGAGCGGCAACTTCACACTCGTGTCCTCCGACGATGTCACCTTCCGCCTCGATACCCACTATCTCCAGAGTGCGAG CGCGTTCTTCCGCGACATGCTCTCGGTGGCGAGTGGTCCGCAGACCGTGACCCTCACCGACCCCGAGACCGAGACCGCTGCGGTCGTGAACGCGTTCCTCACCCTCATAACTACGAACACTGCCAACAGGAACGTCATCACCAACGAGCTGGCACACACGGCCAACCTCGTCCGCTTCCTGCTCAAGTACGACTGCGGCCCAGTCCTCAACGTTCTCGCCCTGCACCTCCACCGCGTCGTACACTACGCTGGCCCCGAGAACGGCCTCCAGTGGTTCCTCATTGGCGCCCTTATGGAGGATGTCGACCTGTGtatcgccgccatcgacgagTGTACTTGCGACGTCCGAACGGCATCAGGGGGCATCCAGCGCCAGGTGCACCCCTCCTTCAACCCTCTCACCATGTCCCACGAGGTCGCCTCCCAAATTCCATTCACGTACTACTGGGCTCTG TGTCTCAATCCTCAAAACATGTCTCACTTCTTCTTCGAGCTCATACCCTACGACTATCTCTGGGCTCTTGACCGGGCTTGGGGTGCCAAGCCTAAAGAACTGGACTACCTCTATCTCCAGTTTGACAAGTTCATCAAGGCCGCCAAAG CTTCCCGGAGTGCAAGCGGGAAGTCGACCGACATAAGTTACTGA
- the RNTR gene encoding uncharacterized protein — MSSPRHRSTSPTSDESDHSCSSSRTPTPAPIIDDANWTTGEFTLISADGVRFKIPSYVLLNASSVFRDIASLPCDNASAAPAPEIELTDATIETADVLRIFLSLAAHGTLGLEPREVGYFATLFLLKDTIGLCTKYLADGVLHVLKLQIYKLHSEHRGLYALYAFVLGAVSDDVQLTMMAFSDMRSTWVDDEPTGPRAALRHGFPGGCTLCPQTWPLKLAEAIPLQYSWALNRAWMNAARNAKHVPACFENLLLVAKGQQPTKPGSPLNVVDVYQALTTV; from the exons ATGTCCAGCCCCAGGCATCGCAGTACCTCTCCTACTTCCGACGAATCGGACCactcgtgctcgagctcgcgcacccCGACCCCGGCGCCAatcatcgacgacgcgaaCTGGACGACGGGCGAGTTCACCCTGATCtctgccgacggcgtgcgcttCAAGATCCCGAGCTACGTTCTCCTCAACGCCTCGTCCGTGTTCCGCGACATTGCGTCCCTGCCCTGCGACaacgcgagcgccgcgccggcgcccgagatcgagctcaccgacgccACGATCGAGACCGCCGATGTGCTGCGCATCTTCCTGTCCCTAGCGGCGCacggcacgctcggcctcgagccgcgcgaggtcggctaCTTTGCCACGCTCTTCCTGCTCAAGGACACGATCGGCCTGTGCACCAAGTATCTCGCCGATGGGGTGCTGCACGTGCTCAAGCTCCAGATCTACAAGCTGCACAGCGAGCACCGCGGCCTGTACGCGCTGTACgccttcgtcctcggcgcggtcagCGACGACGTCCAGCTCACGATGATGGCCTTCAGCGACATGCGCTCCAcgtgggtcgacgacgagccgaccggcccgcgcgccgcgctccgccacGGGTTCCCGGGCGGATGCACCCTGTGCCCGCAGACCTGGccgctcaagctcgccgaggcgattCCGCTCCAGTACTCGTGGGCGCTGAACCGCGCGTGGAtgaacgccgcgcgcaacgcCAAGCATGTGCCCGCGTGCTTTGAGAACCTGCTGCTTGTTgccaagg GCCAGCAGCCGACAAAGCCCGGCAGCCcgctcaacgtcgtcgacgtctaCCAGGCCCTCACGACGGTGTAG